A single window of Liolophura sinensis isolate JHLJ2023 chromosome 6, CUHK_Ljap_v2, whole genome shotgun sequence DNA harbors:
- the LOC135466529 gene encoding galactosylgalactosylxylosylprotein 3-beta-glucuronosyltransferase 3-like isoform X2, which translates to MWKKHDCSFKSSKIRTIYINGPGQSGKAEEWSRLKSMAAELKQQELELSQMKSDLENEKNALQQAVVKLRQKYGVDAVSDFSLNKNLPTIYAITPTYARCEQKAELTRLSQTFLHIPNFHWIVIEDSETKTKLVTNFLKKSGLSFTHLNILTPPDYKMTENDPNWLKPRGVLQRNLGLSWIRENLGRQDVKGVVYFADDDNTYDLQIFEEMRYTKKVSVWPVGLVGKLRYERPIVQDGKVVEWFTYFKPQRPFAMDMAGFAVNLQTILDNPKAEFSLRVKRGYQESELLRHIVTMEELEPLADQCTKILVWHTRTEKSKLSNEAKLKRSGRESDPNIEV; encoded by the exons ATGTGGAAGAAACATGACTGTTCATTCAAATCATCAAAGATCAGGACAATCt ATATTAATGGCCCTGGTCAAAGTGGTAAAGCAGAGGAATGGTCAAGGCTAAAGAGTATGGCAGCAGAGTTAAAACAGCAAGAGCTTGAATTGTCACAGATGAAATCAGACTTAGAAAATGAGAAGAACGCTCTTCAACAAGCAGTGGTTAAGTTGAGACAGAAGTATGGAGTGGATGCTGTCAGTGATTTCAGTCTGAACAAGAATTTGCCAACAATATATGCCATAACACCTACATATGCCAGATGTGAGCAGAAAGCTGAACTCACAAGATTGAGTCAAACATTCCTCCACATTCCAAACTTTCACTGGATAGTCATTGAGGATTCTGAGACAAAGACAAAACTGGTGACAAATTTCTTGAAAAAGTCTGGTCTCAGTTTTACACACTTGAACATTCTTACACCACCTGATTATAAAATGACGGAGAATGATCCAAACTGGCTGAAACCACGAGGAGTTTTACAGAGAAATTTGGGTCTCAGTTGGATACGGGAAAATCTTGGGAGACAAGATGTGAAAGGGGTGGTATACTTCGCTGATGATGATAACACATACGACCTTCAGATATTTGAAGAG aTGAGATACACAAAGAAGGTGTCTGTATGGCCAGTTGGCTTGGTGGGAAAGCTGCGCTACGAAAGGCCCATTGTACAGGATGGAAAG GTAGTGGAATGGTTTACATACTTCAAACCACAACGTCCATTTGCTATGGACATGGCTGGATTTGCTGTGAACCTACAAACCATTTTAGATAATCCAAAAGCTGAGTTTAGTCTGCGGGTGAAGAGAGGCTATCAGGAATCAGAACTGCTGCGCCATATTGTCACCATGGAAGAGTTAGAGCCCTTGGCTGATCAGTGTACAAAG ATTCTTGTGTGGCATACGAGGACAGAAAAATCTAAACTATCTAATGAAGCCAAGTTAAAACGGTCAGGAAGGGAGTCGGATCCTAATATTGAAGTATAG
- the LOC135466529 gene encoding galactosylgalactosylxylosylprotein 3-beta-glucuronosyltransferase 3-like isoform X1, with protein sequence MLRICERRLLLCYLTCMFIIVFWMLSSCDINGPGQSGKAEEWSRLKSMAAELKQQELELSQMKSDLENEKNALQQAVVKLRQKYGVDAVSDFSLNKNLPTIYAITPTYARCEQKAELTRLSQTFLHIPNFHWIVIEDSETKTKLVTNFLKKSGLSFTHLNILTPPDYKMTENDPNWLKPRGVLQRNLGLSWIRENLGRQDVKGVVYFADDDNTYDLQIFEEMRYTKKVSVWPVGLVGKLRYERPIVQDGKVVEWFTYFKPQRPFAMDMAGFAVNLQTILDNPKAEFSLRVKRGYQESELLRHIVTMEELEPLADQCTKILVWHTRTEKSKLSNEAKLKRSGRESDPNIEV encoded by the exons ATGCTGCGCATATGTGAGAGGAGACTATTACTATGTTATCTGACGTGTATGTTTATCATTGTATTTTGGATGCTATCTAGCTGTG ATATTAATGGCCCTGGTCAAAGTGGTAAAGCAGAGGAATGGTCAAGGCTAAAGAGTATGGCAGCAGAGTTAAAACAGCAAGAGCTTGAATTGTCACAGATGAAATCAGACTTAGAAAATGAGAAGAACGCTCTTCAACAAGCAGTGGTTAAGTTGAGACAGAAGTATGGAGTGGATGCTGTCAGTGATTTCAGTCTGAACAAGAATTTGCCAACAATATATGCCATAACACCTACATATGCCAGATGTGAGCAGAAAGCTGAACTCACAAGATTGAGTCAAACATTCCTCCACATTCCAAACTTTCACTGGATAGTCATTGAGGATTCTGAGACAAAGACAAAACTGGTGACAAATTTCTTGAAAAAGTCTGGTCTCAGTTTTACACACTTGAACATTCTTACACCACCTGATTATAAAATGACGGAGAATGATCCAAACTGGCTGAAACCACGAGGAGTTTTACAGAGAAATTTGGGTCTCAGTTGGATACGGGAAAATCTTGGGAGACAAGATGTGAAAGGGGTGGTATACTTCGCTGATGATGATAACACATACGACCTTCAGATATTTGAAGAG aTGAGATACACAAAGAAGGTGTCTGTATGGCCAGTTGGCTTGGTGGGAAAGCTGCGCTACGAAAGGCCCATTGTACAGGATGGAAAG GTAGTGGAATGGTTTACATACTTCAAACCACAACGTCCATTTGCTATGGACATGGCTGGATTTGCTGTGAACCTACAAACCATTTTAGATAATCCAAAAGCTGAGTTTAGTCTGCGGGTGAAGAGAGGCTATCAGGAATCAGAACTGCTGCGCCATATTGTCACCATGGAAGAGTTAGAGCCCTTGGCTGATCAGTGTACAAAG ATTCTTGTGTGGCATACGAGGACAGAAAAATCTAAACTATCTAATGAAGCCAAGTTAAAACGGTCAGGAAGGGAGTCGGATCCTAATATTGAAGTATAG